The sequence below is a genomic window from Corythoichthys intestinalis isolate RoL2023-P3 chromosome 4, ASM3026506v1, whole genome shotgun sequence.
GCTTCCCAGACCCATTGCCATGTTTCTCAGCTGCTGCCCCAGTGTCGAGGAGGAGGATGAAGAAGCGGGCATTGCCTGAGGAAGAGGACGCTGAGGGTGCATTGCTCCAGAGAGGAGAGGGGACAAGGATTGGATGAAATGGGAGCCAAGCTCTGATAGGTGCGGTGCTATTGGACTCATGCAATTGTTGGTGCCCTTCTTCCCTTGTTGCTGT
It includes:
- the lenep gene encoding lens epithelial cell protein LEP503 is translated as MSPIAPHLSELGSHFIQSLSPLLSGAMHPQRPLPQAMPASSSSSSTLGQQLRNMAMGLGSGKNFLGGNVGYGFVQSLKECLYFLLCCWCIKEILD